The Malus domestica chromosome 13, GDT2T_hap1 genome includes a window with the following:
- the LOC139190516 gene encoding uncharacterized protein, with protein MEHTVQESDPGSRHEGKGKERAGSVPWKDLRVATRPKDFGDINNCLAGRRFAFDELGEPLAKDESDCDRMLKLSSYVMAEYHDRLQEVERYKAKLKENKQLVDEARRNKGLLTQALQLKDETMESLKRRNGENLRLKKLFEATKKQFEVATLEVSKVRGELDGALVEISELEKSIPTEREAAVQEYLSSSTFHLAIKPHCAQEARFEKRKWMAVLDRYDDGSILRKYHEDIDEHHRKGETFVLAVDPSSEDESDNEGSADAQTQHGEEDLGDAEDDGRTRNDTARGSASDENE; from the exons ATGGAGCACACTGTCCAGGAAAGTGATCCTGGTTCCCGCCATGaggggaaaggcaaggaaagagctggcagtgtcccgtggaaggacttgagggttgccacgcggccaaaggattttggggatatcaacaattgcttggcagggcgtcgattcgccttcgatgagctcggagagcccttagctaaggatgaatcggattgcgaccggatgttgaagctgtcttcatat gtcatggccgagtatcacgacagactgcaagaggttgagcggtacaaggcaaaactgaaggagaataagcagcttgtggacgaggcccgaaggaataagggacttttgactcaggctctccaactgaaggacgaaaccatggagagcttgaaaaggcgaaatggtgagaacctaaggcttaagaaattgtttgaggcaactaaaaaacagtttgaggtggctaccttggaggtatccaaggttaggggagaattggatggtgccttagttgagatttctgaactggagaagagcattccaactgaaagggaggctgctgtgcaagaatacttaagttcttcgacctttcatcttgctattaaaccccactgtgctcaagaagctcgctttgaaaaaaggaaatggatggccgtccttgatcgttatgatgatgggagcattcttcgaaaataccacgaagatatagatgagcatcatcgaaaggGCGAGACATTTGTCCTTGCTGTTGATCCTAGCAGCGAAGATGAGTCTGATAATGAAGGTAGTGCTGATGCACAGACTCAGCATGGTGAAGAGGATCTTGGGGATGCAGAGGATGATGGTAGGACGCGGAATGATACTGCTAGGGGTTCGGCTTCAGATGAGAATGAATAG
- the LOC103451481 gene encoding uncharacterized protein — translation MDFSTDGIRNNVVEVRVCKAAGKLNSVPANGVFPESPRKPEKILNRSNSAPNGIPKQKDYEEEEADGFSEIEIPNANGNGDLEERDDDVSPTSITEKSDEFQTVSPKKSEHVQLAVEMPDTAGEGIFRPHAHLPKPKAPPGIYSSPPDSPNDDPSNNQKFGVDVPAIGKLIRERSSNFSAAFVRRLSSLKDQRLNSNGEEYLKSKDVTEFNLSGLKVTVKLKSESDDYQQPQGQEALKGRICFFSRSNCRDCTAVRRFLREKGLKFVEINIDVYPNRQKELVERTGSSSVPQIFFNEKLFGGLVALNSLRNSGGFDQRLEEMLSSKCPDDAPAPPVYGFDDLDEEECTDQMIGIVRVLRQKLPIQDRLMKMKIVKNCFAGSEMVEVIIQHLDCGRRKAVEIGRQLARKHFIHHVFGENDFEDGNHFYRFLEHEPLIPKCFNFRGSINDCEPKPAAKVGQRLTKIMSAILESYASDDRRHLDYIGISNSEEFRRYINLVQELHRVNLFELSKDERLAFFLNLYNAMVIHAVIRIGRPQGVIERRSFFSDFQYLVGGHPYSLSTIENGILRNNRRPPYSLVKPLGAGDKRTELACASVNPLIHFGLCNGTRSSPTVRFFSPQGVEAELRFAAREFFKSGGMEVNLEKRTVHLTQIIKWFNGDFGQEKEILKWILIYLDATRAGLLTHLLGDGGHVSIVYQNYDWSMNS, via the exons ATGGATTTTTCCACCGATGGAATCAGGAACAATGTCGTTGAGGTCAGAGTTTGTAAAGCCGCCGGAAAATTAAACAGCGTGCCGGCGAATGGGGTTTTCCCGGAAAGTCCCAGAAAGCCCGAGAAAATATTAAATCGTTCAAATTCTGCCCCCAACGGTATACCGAAGCAAAAAGATTACGAGGAGGAAGAGGCAGATGGCTTTTCGGAAATTGAGATTCCAAATGCAAATGGAAATGGTGACCTGGAAGAACGGGACGACGACGTTTCGCCCACCTCGATAACCGAAAAGTCGGACGAGTTTCAAACGGTTTCTCCGAAAAAATCCGAGCACGTGCAATTAGCCGTTGAGATGCCCGATACAGCAGGGGAAGGGATCTTCCGTCCTCACGCGCACCTCCCGAAGCCGAAGGCGCCGCCTGGGATTTACTCATCGCCTCCGGATTCTCCAAACGACGACCCTTCGAATAACCAGAAATTCGGCGTCGACGTGCCGGCGATCGGGAAGCTCATCCGGGAGCGAAGCAGCAATTTCTCGGCGGCGTTCGTGAGGCGGCTGTCGTCGCTGAAGGACCAGCGCCTCAATAGCAACGGAGAAGAATATCTGAAATCGAAAGACGTGACGGAGTTCAATCTCTCCGGCCTCAAAGTGACCGTCAAGCTCAAGAGCGAGTCTGACGATTACCAGCAGCCACAGGGACAAGAGGCGCTGAAAGGTCGAATCTGCTTCTTCTCCCGGTCGAATTGCAGGGACTGCACGGCGGTGCGGAGGTTTCTGAGAGAGAAGGGGCTGAAATTCGTGGAGATCAACATTGACGTGTATCCCAATCGCCAGAAGGAGCTGGTGGAGAGGACGGGTAGCTCGTCTGTACCTCAGATTTTCTTCAACGAGAAGCTGTTCGGAGGACTAGTGGCGCTCAACTCGCTGAGGAACAGCGGCGGATTTGACCAGCGGTTGGAAGAGATGCTCAGTTCGAAATGTCCCGACGACGCGCCTGCGCCGCCGGTTTACGGATTCGACGATTTGGATGAGGAGGAGTGCACGGACCAGATGATCGGGATAGTTAGGGTGTTGCGGCAGAAGTTGCCGATTCAGGACCGtctgatgaagatgaagatcgTCAAGAACTGCTTCGCCGGGAGCGAGATGGTGGAGGTCATCATTCAGCACTTGGACTGTGGGCGTCGAAAG GCAGTTGAGATTGGAAGGCAGCTTGCCAGGAAGCACTTCATTCATCATGTCTTTGG GGAAAATGATTTCGAGGATGGAAACCATTTTTATCGTTTCCTTGAGCACGAACCATTAATTCCCAAATGCTTTAATTTCCGGGGATCCATAAATGATTGTGAACCAAAGCCTGCAGCGAAAGTTGGCCAAAGGCTCACCAAGATCATGTCTGCCATACTCGAGTCCTATGCCTCAGATGACCGGCGCCATCTTGATTACATCGGCATTAGCAACAGTGAGGAGTTCAGAAG GTACATAAATTTGGTTCAAGAACTACACCGAGTAAACCTTTTTGAACTCTCAAAGGATGAGAGGCTAGCCTTCTTTTTGAACCTCTACAATGCCATGGTCATCCATGCGGTTATCAGGATAGGACGTCCACAAGGAGTAATCGAAAGGAGATCCTTCTTTTCCGACTTCCAATATTTGGTCGGTGGCCATCCTTATTCCCTCAGCACCATCGAAAATGGGATCCTCAGAAACAACCGCAGACCTCCTTATTCCTTGGTCAAGCCCCTTGGAGCTGGAGACAAGCGTACAGAG CTTGCCTGTGCTAGTGTGAATCCATTAATTCACTTCGGACTCTGCAACGGGACAAGGTCAAGCCCAACGGTAAGATTTTTCTCACCCCAAGGAGTTGAAGCTGAATTGAGATTTGCAGCTAGAGAGTTCTTTAAGAGCGGTGGAATGGAAGTGAACTTGGAGAAGAGGACCGTGCACCTCACCCAAATTATTAAATG GTTCAATGGTGACTTTGGACAAGAAAAGGAAATTCTAAAGTGGATCCTGATATACTTGGATGCAACCAGAGCCGGTCTTTTGACACATCTTTTGGGTGACGGAGGGCATGTAAGTATCGTTTACCAGAACTACGATTGGTCCATGAACTCTTGA